A region from the Paludicola sp. MB14-C6 genome encodes:
- a CDS encoding ABC transporter permease subunit — MNKHNFKINTLKLLIGVFLAVGLVIPIITMFFNMSKENIGQVLTSPQFGKSAINSLLVATTATILSVSFAGLLAWSIAKTNIKLKGAFCVLFTFPMLIPSISHGMGLVMLFGKNGVLTNSLHLTSNIYGFWGIVIGSIMYSFPVAFLMLYDVLAYEDCTAYEAADVLGISKSKQFLSITLPYLRKPLISIVFAVFSLIITDYGVPLMVGGKFTTLPVLMYQEVIGLLDFGKGSVIGAILMVPAIVAFLIDILNSDKSNMSYVVKAARITTNKVRDAFAYVINSISIVFVLLPIIAFILLTFVKKYPVDLSITIDNILQTFNMSGTQYLVNSVIIALLVCAVGVIITYITAYITARIHSKSSKLIHLITITSLAVPGIVLGLSYALFFKSSFIYGTIAILIFVNIIHFFASPYLLAYNSFNKLNENLESVGTTLGINRFYMIKDVFVPQMKTTLLEMISYFFVNSMITISAVSFLSTVKNMPISLLITQFEAQMLLECSAFVSLLILIINIVVKGVIYLLKRGIIAKEGI, encoded by the coding sequence ATGAATAAACATAATTTTAAAATCAACACATTAAAACTTTTAATCGGTGTTTTTCTTGCTGTTGGGTTAGTAATCCCGATCATAACCATGTTTTTTAATATGTCAAAAGAAAATATCGGACAAGTTTTAACTTCCCCACAGTTTGGTAAATCAGCGATTAACTCACTTTTGGTTGCAACAACGGCAACCATTCTCTCTGTAAGCTTTGCAGGACTGCTCGCTTGGTCTATTGCGAAAACAAATATTAAACTTAAAGGCGCTTTCTGTGTTTTGTTTACATTTCCCATGTTAATACCATCAATTTCGCATGGTATGGGTCTTGTTATGCTTTTTGGCAAAAATGGAGTTTTGACGAATTCACTTCATTTAACCTCTAACATCTACGGTTTTTGGGGAATTGTAATCGGTAGTATTATGTATTCATTTCCGGTTGCATTTTTAATGCTATATGATGTACTAGCTTATGAAGATTGCACTGCTTATGAAGCGGCAGATGTATTGGGAATTTCAAAATCAAAACAATTTTTATCTATTACCTTACCCTATTTACGAAAACCGTTAATCTCTATCGTTTTTGCTGTTTTTTCACTTATCATTACTGATTACGGTGTTCCTCTTATGGTTGGGGGCAAATTTACTACATTACCTGTATTGATGTATCAAGAAGTTATTGGACTTTTAGACTTTGGAAAAGGAAGCGTAATCGGCGCAATCTTAATGGTTCCTGCTATTGTTGCCTTTTTAATCGATATTTTAAATTCTGATAAAAGTAATATGTCCTATGTTGTGAAAGCAGCAAGAATTACAACAAATAAAGTTCGTGATGCATTTGCTTACGTCATAAACAGTATCTCAATTGTATTTGTTTTATTGCCTATTATAGCTTTCATTTTGTTAACATTTGTTAAAAAATATCCTGTGGATTTATCCATAACAATTGACAACATTTTGCAAACATTTAATATGAGCGGAACTCAATATCTTGTGAATTCTGTAATTATCGCTTTACTTGTTTGTGCTGTTGGTGTTATAATAACATATATTACGGCTTATATTACTGCGAGAATTCACTCGAAATCATCTAAATTGATACATCTTATTACAATCACTTCACTGGCTGTACCGGGTATTGTATTGGGTTTATCTTATGCACTATTCTTTAAAAGCTCATTTATATATGGAACAATCGCAATTTTAATTTTCGTTAATATCATCCACTTTTTTGCCTCTCCATACTTATTAGCATATAACTCTTTTAATAAGTTAAATGAAAATCTTGAATCTGTAGGAACGACTTTGGGCATCAATCGATTTTATATGATAAAAGACGTATTTGTTCCACAAATGAAAACCACCTTGTTAGAAATGATATCTTATTTTTTTGTAAATTCAATGATTACCATTTCAGCGGTTTCATTTTTAAGCACCGTTAAGAATATGCCGATTTCCTTGTTGATTACTCAATTTGAAGCACAAATGCTATTAGAATGCTCTGCATTTGTATCATTGCTAATATTGATTATTAACATCGTAGTTAAAGGCGTAATTTATCTATTAAAACGAGGAATTATAGCAAAAGAGGGAATATAA
- a CDS encoding ABC transporter ATP-binding protein — protein MSSKLQIRNLNKEFNGKTVLDNISFDVEDGEFLSILGPSGCGKTTILRILIGLLEPTNGSVLKDGVDITKFHPSQRGMGIVFQNYALFQNMTVLQNVEYALKLNKNTKPTATKKAMQVIEQVGLIDHIHKKPHKLSGGQQQRVAIARTLALNPEIILFDEPMSALDVENRLVLRDEIKNIQEQFGTTMVYITHDQEEAFAMSDRIMVMEKARIEQIDTPINIIHNPANEYVEKFVIDNLTKKIKSLNKFMEYNYE, from the coding sequence ATGAGTTCAAAATTACAAATACGCAACCTAAATAAAGAATTTAATGGTAAAACCGTTCTTGACAATATCAGCTTTGATGTTGAAGATGGTGAATTTTTATCTATACTTGGTCCTTCAGGATGTGGTAAAACTACAATATTAAGAATTTTAATCGGTCTATTAGAACCAACGAACGGTTCTGTATTAAAAGATGGCGTTGACATTACCAAATTCCATCCCTCTCAAAGAGGGATGGGTATTGTTTTTCAAAACTATGCCTTATTTCAAAATATGACTGTTCTACAAAACGTTGAATATGCATTAAAACTGAACAAAAATACAAAACCTACTGCAACCAAAAAAGCAATGCAGGTTATTGAGCAAGTTGGTCTAATCGACCATATTCATAAAAAACCTCATAAATTATCGGGTGGTCAACAGCAAAGAGTTGCCATTGCAAGAACTTTAGCTTTAAATCCTGAAATTATTCTATTTGATGAGCCAATGTCTGCGCTTGATGTTGAAAATCGACTTGTTTTAAGAGACGAAATTAAAAATATTCAAGAACAATTTGGAACAACAATGGTTTACATAACCCATGACCAAGAAGAAGCTTTTGCTATGTCTGACCGAATTATGGTTATGGAAAAAGCAAGAATTGAGCAAATTGATACTCCAATCAACATTATTCATAACCCTGCCAACGAATATGTTGAGAAATTTGTAATTGATAATTTAACTAAAAAAATTAAATCATTAAACAAATTTATGGAGTACAACTATGAATAA